Proteins from one Tautonia marina genomic window:
- a CDS encoding aminoacyl-tRNA deacylase — protein MMCIQGYLQQHRVRFEAMLHRPESTASRRAHSVHVPGDQVAKGVLIRADDRFVLAVLPSTHRVDLERLALVLEANRVRLATEDEVSQVFVDCERGAVPPFGRLYGVMTVVDTSLAAWAEIVVEANLRHEDLRLRYRDYEAVEEPLRARFARPIVAKRPRSTGRQAG, from the coding sequence ATGATGTGCATCCAGGGATACCTGCAACAGCATCGGGTGCGATTTGAGGCGATGCTGCACCGCCCTGAATCGACGGCATCGCGTCGAGCCCATAGTGTCCATGTGCCGGGAGATCAGGTGGCCAAGGGGGTCTTGATCCGAGCGGACGATCGGTTCGTGCTGGCGGTGTTACCGAGCACGCATCGGGTCGATCTGGAGCGATTGGCCCTGGTGCTGGAGGCCAACCGTGTTCGCCTGGCGACTGAGGATGAGGTGAGCCAAGTCTTTGTCGATTGCGAGCGAGGGGCCGTGCCCCCCTTCGGTCGACTCTACGGCGTGATGACCGTAGTGGACACGAGCCTGGCGGCCTGGGCCGAGATTGTGGTCGAAGCCAATCTCCGGCATGAGGATCTGCGGTTGCGCTACCGGGATTACGAAGCGGTCGAGGAACCGCTCCGGGCGCGCTTCGCCAGGCCGATCGTTGCGAAGCGGCCACGCTCGACGGGGCGTCAGGCCGGTTGA
- a CDS encoding succinate dehydrogenase cytochrome b subunit, protein MIRSSIAKKAVVAITGLLLFGFVIGHMVGNLQIFLGRETINNYAEFLHSMPELLWVARIGLLVAVALHITFTIWVSKENRESRPQRYVMERTTRASSASRTMLLSGLLVLAFIVYHLLHFTVQVTNPDYQQYYEHHGQPVTLVSFEPTQIGPGQEQADLDAAVEASTPGNDVATEAARAIQEIPADSVAESERREYRRDVYRMVILGFRDPLIALTYIVAQILLGLHLSHGASAMFQTLGLTIPKYRRGLFLVGPVAATIIVLGNVSIPAFILLDYWTKFGYFTI, encoded by the coding sequence ATGATCCGCTCATCGATTGCGAAGAAGGCCGTGGTGGCGATCACCGGCCTCTTGCTGTTTGGCTTCGTCATTGGCCACATGGTGGGGAACCTCCAGATCTTCCTCGGCCGCGAGACGATCAACAACTACGCCGAGTTCCTCCACTCCATGCCCGAATTGCTCTGGGTCGCCCGCATCGGACTGCTCGTTGCCGTGGCATTGCACATCACCTTCACCATCTGGGTCTCGAAGGAGAATCGCGAATCCCGTCCCCAGCGGTACGTGATGGAACGCACAACCCGAGCCTCGTCGGCGTCTCGAACCATGCTGCTCTCCGGGCTCCTCGTGCTGGCCTTCATCGTCTACCACTTGCTCCACTTCACTGTCCAGGTGACCAATCCCGACTACCAGCAGTACTACGAACATCACGGCCAGCCCGTCACCCTCGTCAGCTTCGAGCCGACTCAAATCGGCCCCGGCCAGGAACAGGCCGACCTTGACGCCGCCGTCGAGGCCTCGACACCAGGAAACGACGTCGCCACCGAGGCGGCCCGAGCGATCCAGGAAATCCCAGCCGACTCGGTCGCCGAATCAGAGCGCCGCGAGTACCGCCGCGACGTCTACCGAATGGTCATCCTCGGATTTCGAGACCCCTTGATCGCCCTGACCTACATCGTCGCTCAGATTTTGCTCGGCCTGCACCTCAGCCACGGGGCCAGTGCCATGTTCCAAACCCTTGGCCTGACGATCCCCAAGTACCGCCGTGGGTTGTTCCTGGTCGGTCCGGTCGCCGCAACGATCATCGTCCTGGGCAACGTCTCCATCCCGGCTTTCATCCTGCTCGATTACTGGACCAAATTCGGCTACTTCACCATCTGA
- a CDS encoding fumarate reductase/succinate dehydrogenase flavoprotein subunit encodes MKVLEETLDARIPDGPIDQKWTRHQGELKLVAPNNKRKYSVIVVGTGLAGGSAAATLAELGYNVRSFCYQDSPRRAHSIAAQGGINACKNYQNDGDSVQRFFYDTIKGGDFRSREANVYRLTELSTNIIDQCVAQGVPFAREYGGTLDNRSFGGAQVSRTFYARGQTGQQLLLGCYQAMMRQVNAGKIKMYPRTEMLELVIANGRAIGIITRDMVTGKIEKHCADAVVLATGGYGNVFYLSTNAKGCNVTAAFRAYQQGAYFANPCYTQIHPTCIPPHGEHQSKLTLMSESLRNDGRVWVPIKPGDKRHPDQIPENERDYYLERLYPSYGNLAPRDISSRAAKKVCDEGRGVGPSGVGVYLDFRDAINRLGQKTIAAKYGNLFDMYQRITDEDPYKVPMRIYPASHYTMGGLWVDYNLMSNIPGLFVIGEANFSDHGANRLGASALLQGLVDGYFVLPYTIGDYFARFKKLDAGIDHPEFDQAEARAKDRVRTLLSINGKRTPDSFHRELGKIVWDKCGMARNADGLREAIAKIPEIRQEFWENVKVTGSGEELNIALEQAGRVADFIELGELMCRDALARNESCGGHFREEYQTEEGEALRDDENFCHVSNWKSNGPDAEPDLVIEPLVFEHVELATRSYK; translated from the coding sequence ATGAAGGTCCTTGAAGAGACGCTCGACGCCCGGATCCCCGACGGTCCGATCGACCAGAAATGGACCCGGCACCAGGGCGAGCTGAAGTTGGTTGCGCCCAATAACAAGCGCAAGTACTCGGTCATCGTTGTCGGCACCGGCCTGGCTGGCGGTTCCGCCGCCGCCACTCTGGCCGAGCTCGGCTACAACGTCCGCTCGTTCTGCTACCAGGACAGTCCCCGACGTGCCCACTCGATCGCCGCTCAGGGTGGCATCAACGCTTGCAAGAATTATCAGAACGACGGAGACTCGGTCCAGCGCTTCTTTTACGATACCATCAAGGGGGGCGACTTCCGCAGCCGAGAGGCCAACGTCTACCGCCTGACCGAACTCTCGACCAACATCATCGACCAGTGCGTCGCCCAGGGGGTTCCCTTCGCCCGAGAGTACGGCGGCACGCTCGATAACCGCAGCTTCGGCGGCGCCCAGGTCTCCCGAACCTTCTACGCCCGGGGCCAGACCGGCCAACAGCTCCTGCTCGGTTGCTATCAGGCGATGATGCGTCAGGTCAACGCCGGCAAGATCAAAATGTACCCGCGCACCGAGATGCTCGAACTGGTCATCGCCAATGGGCGAGCCATCGGCATCATCACCCGCGACATGGTCACCGGCAAGATCGAGAAGCACTGCGCCGATGCCGTCGTCCTGGCCACCGGCGGCTACGGCAACGTCTTCTACCTCTCCACCAACGCCAAAGGGTGCAACGTCACCGCCGCCTTCCGGGCCTACCAACAGGGGGCCTACTTCGCCAACCCCTGCTACACCCAGATCCACCCGACCTGCATCCCGCCGCACGGCGAGCACCAATCGAAATTGACGTTGATGAGCGAATCGCTCCGCAACGACGGCCGCGTCTGGGTTCCCATCAAGCCCGGCGACAAGCGCCACCCCGACCAGATCCCCGAGAACGAACGCGACTACTACCTCGAACGCCTTTACCCCTCCTACGGCAACCTCGCGCCACGCGATATCTCCAGCCGAGCCGCCAAGAAGGTCTGCGACGAAGGCCGAGGCGTCGGCCCGTCCGGCGTTGGTGTCTACCTCGACTTCCGAGATGCCATCAACCGCCTCGGCCAGAAGACCATCGCCGCGAAGTACGGCAATCTGTTCGACATGTACCAGCGCATCACCGACGAGGACCCTTACAAGGTCCCCATGCGCATCTACCCGGCCAGCCACTACACGATGGGCGGGCTCTGGGTCGATTACAACTTGATGAGCAACATCCCCGGTCTGTTCGTCATCGGCGAGGCCAACTTCTCCGACCACGGTGCCAACCGTCTCGGTGCCAGTGCCCTGCTTCAGGGCTTGGTTGACGGTTACTTCGTCCTGCCCTACACCATCGGAGACTACTTCGCCCGCTTCAAGAAGCTCGACGCCGGCATCGATCACCCCGAGTTCGACCAGGCCGAAGCCCGCGCCAAGGATCGGGTCCGCACCTTGCTCTCCATCAACGGCAAACGCACGCCCGACTCCTTCCACCGCGAGCTCGGCAAGATCGTCTGGGACAAGTGCGGCATGGCCCGCAACGCCGACGGTCTTCGCGAGGCCATCGCCAAGATTCCCGAGATTCGCCAGGAATTCTGGGAGAACGTCAAGGTCACCGGCTCCGGAGAGGAGCTGAACATCGCCCTCGAACAGGCCGGCCGCGTGGCCGACTTCATCGAGCTCGGCGAACTCATGTGCCGCGACGCCCTCGCCCGAAACGAAAGCTGCGGCGGTCACTTCCGCGAGGAGTACCAGACCGAGGAGGGCGAGGCCTTGCGAGACGACGAGAACTTCTGCCACGTCTCGAACTGGAAGTCCAACGGCCCCGATGCCGAACCCGACCTGGTGATCGAACCGCTCGTTTTCGAACACGTTGAACTTGCGACCCGGAGCTACAAGTAA
- a CDS encoding succinate dehydrogenase/fumarate reductase iron-sulfur subunit: MNLTLHIWRQKGPSDPGRMVTYQAKDVSPDQSFLEMLDVLNEDLILRGEDPVVFDHDCREGICGSCGMVINGVAHGPEQTTTCQLHMRSFKDGDSIYIEPWRADPFPVIRDLMVDRSAFDRVISAGGYVSINTGSAPEANSIPVRKEDADLAFDSATCIGCGACVAACKNASAMLFTSAKVAQLSRLPQGQVERKRRVLNMVEQMDKEGFGNCSNYQECEAVCPKGISTQNITVMNREYLRASLSGA; the protein is encoded by the coding sequence ATGAACCTGACACTGCACATCTGGCGGCAGAAGGGGCCCTCCGATCCGGGCCGCATGGTCACGTATCAGGCCAAGGACGTCAGCCCCGACCAGTCGTTCCTCGAAATGCTCGACGTCCTCAACGAGGACCTCATCCTTCGCGGCGAAGACCCGGTCGTCTTCGACCACGACTGCCGCGAAGGCATCTGCGGCTCGTGCGGCATGGTCATCAACGGGGTCGCCCACGGCCCCGAGCAAACCACCACCTGCCAGCTCCATATGCGGAGCTTCAAGGATGGCGACTCGATCTATATCGAGCCCTGGCGAGCCGATCCGTTCCCGGTCATCCGCGACCTGATGGTCGATCGCTCCGCCTTCGACCGCGTCATCTCGGCCGGCGGCTACGTGTCGATCAACACCGGATCGGCTCCTGAGGCCAACTCCATCCCCGTCCGCAAGGAAGACGCCGACCTCGCCTTCGACTCCGCCACCTGCATCGGCTGCGGGGCCTGCGTCGCCGCCTGCAAGAACGCCTCGGCCATGCTCTTTACCTCGGCCAAGGTCGCCCAGCTTTCCCGATTGCCCCAGGGGCAGGTCGAGCGCAAGCGACGCGTCCTCAACATGGTCGAGCAGATGGACAAGGAAGGCTTCGGCAACTGCTCCAACTACCAGGAGTGCGAGGCCGTCTGCCCGAAGGGGATCAGTACCCAGAACATCACCGTGATGAACCGCGAGTATCTCCGCGCGAGTCTCTCTGGCGCCTGA
- a CDS encoding AI-2E family transporter, giving the protein MSQPSDSSSPKFAERPSRSRQVVSLVMLIGVSLTVAVLFYQVIRPLFLPLFLGAVFALLAMPLQRDLMRRGRLPDWLASLIITVVVVLVVVIPTTAGFFLIKDQAQRAIDQLEQAALDPVARERLLELVGDRLPIETETLEEQVVRLLRDGEALLFQRAMKALGSATAFVIGSLLFLISGFFFLKDGESILKAWEELTPLDPEQDRQIRWRFAEVCRGVVLAILLAAMVQSIGLGLIIAILDLIFGIGIGPWIFLLMLLTAIAAMIPFVGPPVIWIPLAGYLFYEGKYAAAIILSLLGAVVIGNLDYLVRMMVLKGTTEMHPLMALISILGGVQLLGVVGIFVGPIVAAVFVSLLRILRQQLVAFERPRPAV; this is encoded by the coding sequence ATGTCACAGCCAAGCGATTCGAGCTCACCGAAGTTTGCCGAACGTCCCAGCCGGTCGCGCCAGGTCGTCTCGCTCGTCATGCTGATCGGGGTGAGCTTGACCGTCGCGGTCCTGTTCTATCAGGTGATCCGGCCGCTGTTTTTGCCGCTCTTTTTGGGGGCGGTGTTCGCCCTGCTGGCAATGCCGCTTCAGCGCGACTTGATGCGACGGGGGCGATTGCCCGATTGGCTGGCCTCGCTCATCATCACGGTGGTGGTGGTGCTGGTGGTGGTGATTCCGACCACGGCGGGGTTCTTTTTGATCAAGGACCAGGCGCAGCGAGCCATCGACCAGTTGGAGCAGGCAGCGCTCGATCCGGTGGCTCGTGAGCGGCTTCTGGAACTTGTCGGGGATCGGCTGCCGATTGAGACCGAAACCCTGGAAGAACAGGTGGTGCGTCTTTTACGCGATGGCGAGGCGCTCTTGTTTCAGCGAGCCATGAAAGCGCTGGGCAGCGCGACGGCGTTTGTGATTGGGTCGCTGCTGTTCTTGATCTCGGGGTTTTTCTTCCTGAAGGATGGGGAGTCGATTCTGAAAGCCTGGGAGGAACTCACCCCTCTGGATCCGGAGCAAGACCGTCAGATTCGGTGGCGCTTTGCCGAAGTCTGCCGAGGGGTGGTGCTGGCGATCTTGCTGGCGGCGATGGTGCAATCCATCGGCCTGGGGCTGATCATCGCAATCCTCGATCTGATTTTCGGGATCGGGATCGGTCCCTGGATCTTTTTGCTCATGCTGCTGACGGCGATTGCGGCGATGATCCCCTTCGTCGGTCCGCCGGTGATCTGGATTCCGCTGGCCGGTTACCTGTTCTATGAGGGGAAGTATGCCGCGGCGATTATCCTGAGCCTTCTGGGAGCAGTGGTCATTGGGAACCTCGATTATCTGGTGCGCATGATGGTATTGAAGGGAACCACCGAGATGCACCCCTTGATGGCCTTGATCTCGATTTTGGGCGGAGTGCAACTCCTGGGAGTGGTGGGGATCTTCGTCGGGCCGATCGTTGCGGCGGTGTTTGTCTCGCTCTTGCGAATCTTGAGGCAGCAGCTTGTTGCGTTCGAGCGGCCGAGGCCGGCCGTCTGA
- a CDS encoding agmatine deiminase family protein, with amino-acid sequence MSLSDESTTTETPAALGYRLPAEWETHEATWIAWPQNREDWPGKFEPIGWVYAEIVRHLSRSEPVRIIVGSKKVERKANDALAKSGVDLNRIEWVRKKTDRGWLRDSGPMFVVRDRSHGENGKLPPVSLIDWKFNAWAKYNQYKRDNRVPRVVAEELGLTRWQPRAAIDGKPRRIVLEGGAIDVNGRGTLITTEECLLSKQQERNPGLDRVDYERFLGQYLGVTKVIWLGQGIEGDDTHGHVDDITRFVDKSTVVTCVEDNPNDPNHARLQENLERLRDATDQDNRPLRIVELPMPEPVVFDGQQVPASYANFYIANSVVLVPTFNDPKDRLALGILADLFPDRTVVGIHAVELVWGLGTLHCLTRDQPRGPLQG; translated from the coding sequence ATGTCATTGAGCGACGAATCGACCACGACCGAGACTCCGGCGGCGCTCGGCTACCGATTGCCGGCGGAGTGGGAGACGCACGAGGCGACCTGGATTGCCTGGCCGCAGAATCGGGAGGACTGGCCGGGGAAATTTGAGCCGATCGGGTGGGTCTATGCCGAGATCGTTCGGCATCTGAGCCGATCGGAACCGGTTCGGATTATTGTCGGCTCGAAGAAGGTCGAGCGGAAGGCCAACGATGCGCTGGCGAAGTCGGGAGTGGATTTGAATCGGATCGAGTGGGTGAGGAAGAAGACCGATCGGGGATGGCTGCGCGACTCGGGGCCGATGTTCGTGGTTCGGGACCGATCGCACGGCGAGAACGGCAAGCTTCCGCCCGTCTCGTTGATCGACTGGAAATTCAATGCCTGGGCAAAGTACAACCAGTACAAGCGAGACAACCGGGTGCCTCGGGTCGTGGCCGAGGAGCTTGGCTTGACGCGATGGCAGCCGAGGGCCGCGATCGACGGAAAACCGAGGCGGATCGTTCTGGAAGGTGGGGCGATCGACGTCAATGGCCGGGGAACCTTGATCACGACCGAGGAATGCTTGCTGTCGAAGCAACAGGAACGCAATCCGGGGCTCGATCGCGTGGATTATGAGCGGTTCCTGGGGCAGTACCTTGGCGTGACGAAGGTCATTTGGCTGGGGCAGGGGATCGAGGGAGACGACACACACGGGCATGTGGACGACATTACCCGATTTGTTGATAAGTCGACCGTGGTGACCTGCGTTGAAGACAACCCGAACGACCCAAACCACGCCAGACTTCAGGAAAACCTGGAACGGTTGAGAGACGCGACCGATCAGGACAACCGCCCCTTGCGGATTGTCGAGCTGCCGATGCCGGAGCCGGTGGTGTTCGACGGCCAGCAGGTTCCGGCGAGTTATGCGAATTTTTACATTGCCAATTCCGTGGTCCTTGTTCCGACGTTCAATGACCCGAAGGACCGGCTGGCGCTTGGGATTCTTGCAGACCTGTTTCCGGATCGGACGGTGGTGGGGATTCATGCCGTCGAGCTGGTCTGGGGGCTGGGGACGTTACACTGCCTGACGAGGGATCAGCCTCGCGGGCCGTTGCAGGGCTAA
- a CDS encoding acyl-CoA dehydrogenase family protein: MDDLLTPAQRSWFDAAVTFARSELCDDVADRDRLGTFHRDGYRKCGTLGLLGLPVPKEYGGGSDDLVSAVAAVEGLGYGCHDTGLVFALGASLWTVTMPILAFGTEEQKRRWLPGLCDGSLFGANAASEPEAGSDIFSMSTKAEKKADRWVLNGRKVWITGGAIADVLVVFATVDPGKGALGLTSFIVPKDTPGLRVVREIPKLGMRTAPMAELAFEDCELPLDAILEREGRGARVFNAALEWERGAILAGTLGTMRRQLERCVDHARKRKQFGQSIGKFQAVSHRLVDMKLRYETSRPLVYGFARKKARGEDATLEAAMAKLHVSECFVANSLDAVRHFGAQGYVTENGIERDLRDSVGGVIFSGTNDIQRNIIAARMKI; this comes from the coding sequence ATGGACGACCTGCTTACCCCCGCCCAGCGCTCCTGGTTCGACGCCGCCGTTACCTTCGCCCGATCTGAACTGTGCGACGACGTGGCCGACCGCGACCGCCTCGGCACCTTCCACCGCGACGGCTACCGAAAATGCGGCACGCTCGGCCTGCTCGGCCTTCCCGTGCCGAAGGAATACGGCGGCGGGTCGGATGACCTCGTCTCCGCCGTCGCCGCTGTCGAGGGGCTCGGCTACGGCTGCCACGATACAGGCCTCGTCTTCGCCCTCGGCGCGTCGCTCTGGACGGTCACCATGCCGATCCTCGCCTTTGGCACCGAGGAGCAGAAACGCCGATGGCTCCCCGGCCTCTGCGACGGCTCCCTGTTTGGTGCCAACGCCGCCAGCGAGCCCGAGGCCGGTTCCGACATCTTCAGCATGTCCACAAAGGCCGAGAAGAAGGCCGACCGCTGGGTCCTCAACGGCCGCAAGGTCTGGATCACCGGCGGCGCGATCGCCGACGTCCTCGTCGTCTTCGCCACAGTCGATCCCGGCAAGGGGGCACTTGGCCTCACCTCCTTCATCGTGCCGAAAGACACCCCCGGCCTCCGCGTCGTCCGCGAGATCCCGAAGCTCGGCATGCGCACCGCCCCCATGGCCGAGCTCGCCTTCGAAGACTGCGAGCTGCCGCTCGACGCCATCCTCGAACGCGAAGGCCGCGGCGCCCGCGTCTTCAACGCCGCGCTCGAATGGGAACGCGGCGCGATCCTCGCCGGCACCCTCGGCACCATGCGCCGCCAGCTCGAACGGTGTGTCGATCACGCCCGCAAGCGTAAGCAGTTCGGCCAGTCGATCGGCAAGTTCCAGGCCGTCTCCCATCGACTCGTCGACATGAAGCTCCGCTACGAAACCTCTCGTCCCCTCGTCTACGGCTTCGCCCGCAAGAAAGCCCGCGGCGAGGACGCCACGCTCGAAGCCGCCATGGCCAAGCTCCACGTCTCCGAGTGCTTCGTCGCCAACTCCCTCGATGCCGTCCGCCACTTCGGCGCCCAGGGCTATGTGACCGAGAACGGCATCGAACGCGACCTCCGCGACAGTGTCGGCGGCGTCATCTTCTCTGGCACCAACGACATCCAGCGCAATATCATCGCCGCCCGGATGAAGATCTGA